From the genome of Streptomyces sp. NBC_01116, one region includes:
- a CDS encoding ThuA domain-containing protein: MRRSRVRRLACAVALTLGAAFLSPGVQSAAAADPYQVLVFSKTAGFRHDSIPAGITALRQLGAANDFTVTATEDATAFTPADLAAYEAVVFLSTTGDVLNDTQQSALKGYVDGGGGFVGVHAAADTEYDWPEYEDLVGARFRSHPAIQEARLTTEDHAHPATAHLDDTWTRTDEWYNYRSNPRSDVHVLQSLDESSYSGGEMGGDHPITWCHPQQEGRSFYTGLGHTIESFADPDFRQLLLGGVQYAAGAVEADCGAGGPNPDPGGDSAEAEAYTSSSGVQSAAHGSAGGGATLGYIDHGDWAGYSSLDISGATALTARVSSAGAGGTIEVRAGSATGPLLGSATVAPTGGWETFTEVTTTLTAGTGPLFLRFTGGAGALFDVDRITLTRAPATEDEGSSDVHLFYYPWYGTPDGSGSWRHWQQGGHTPPDAIGADLYPKLGPYDSGDIAGAVDQHMKWVQRSGAGVIVYSWWGQGGYEDSLAGDVMGAAARHGIEVAWHIEPYGGRTAASVVDDIGYLEGKFGDHPAFYRDAANGDRNAYYVFESLKIQDWSALDAVKDTAIVLAQTTDTSKVDHFGGIYTYDGIAGATAPGWKNAGDYAKANGLVWAPSVAPGYLDDRAVPGNTTPTLDREDGASYDLEWNNALDPAIGGDPTWVSVTSFNEWHEGSSIEPASSSPPPGHGYATYEGAYGTTGEAAETAYLDRTAYWADRFEQQLRERG; the protein is encoded by the coding sequence ATGAGACGATCCCGCGTCCGCCGCCTCGCCTGCGCCGTGGCCCTCACCCTCGGGGCGGCCTTCCTGAGCCCCGGCGTGCAGAGCGCGGCGGCAGCCGACCCGTACCAGGTCCTGGTCTTCTCCAAGACCGCCGGATTCCGCCACGACTCCATCCCGGCGGGCATCACCGCCCTCCGACAGCTCGGCGCGGCCAACGACTTCACCGTCACCGCGACCGAGGACGCGACCGCCTTCACCCCGGCCGACCTCGCCGCCTACGAGGCCGTGGTCTTCCTCTCCACCACCGGCGACGTCCTGAACGACACCCAGCAGAGCGCCCTCAAGGGGTACGTCGACGGCGGCGGCGGATTCGTCGGCGTGCACGCGGCGGCCGACACCGAGTACGACTGGCCGGAGTACGAGGACCTCGTCGGCGCCCGGTTCCGGAGCCACCCGGCGATCCAGGAGGCCCGCCTCACCACCGAGGACCACGCCCACCCGGCGACCGCCCACCTGGACGACACCTGGACGCGGACCGACGAGTGGTACAACTACCGCTCCAACCCCCGCTCGGATGTCCACGTCCTCCAGTCCCTGGACGAATCCAGCTACAGCGGCGGCGAGATGGGCGGCGACCACCCCATCACCTGGTGCCACCCGCAGCAGGAGGGCCGCTCCTTCTACACCGGACTCGGCCACACCATCGAGTCCTTCGCCGACCCCGACTTCCGCCAACTCCTCCTCGGCGGCGTCCAGTACGCGGCCGGAGCCGTCGAGGCCGACTGCGGCGCGGGCGGTCCGAACCCGGACCCGGGAGGCGACAGCGCCGAGGCGGAGGCGTACACCTCCTCCTCCGGCGTCCAGAGCGCCGCCCACGGCTCGGCCGGCGGCGGAGCCACCCTCGGCTACATCGACCACGGCGACTGGGCGGGCTACTCCTCCCTCGACATCTCCGGGGCCACCGCCCTCACCGCCCGGGTCTCCTCGGCCGGCGCGGGCGGCACGATCGAGGTCCGCGCCGGCTCCGCCACCGGGCCGCTCCTCGGCTCCGCGACCGTCGCCCCGACCGGCGGCTGGGAGACCTTCACCGAGGTCACCACCACCCTCACCGCCGGGACGGGCCCGCTGTTCCTGCGGTTCACCGGGGGAGCGGGCGCCCTCTTCGACGTCGACCGCATCACCCTGACCCGCGCCCCGGCCACCGAGGACGAGGGCTCGTCCGACGTGCACCTCTTCTACTACCCGTGGTACGGCACCCCCGACGGCTCGGGGAGCTGGCGGCACTGGCAGCAGGGCGGCCACACCCCGCCCGACGCCATCGGCGCCGACCTCTACCCGAAGCTCGGCCCGTACGACTCCGGGGACATCGCCGGAGCCGTCGACCAGCACATGAAGTGGGTCCAGCGGTCCGGCGCGGGCGTCATCGTCTACAGCTGGTGGGGGCAAGGGGGTTACGAGGACTCCCTCGCCGGTGACGTCATGGGCGCCGCCGCCCGCCACGGCATCGAGGTCGCCTGGCACATCGAGCCCTACGGGGGCCGCACCGCCGCGTCCGTCGTCGACGACATCGGCTATCTGGAAGGGAAGTTCGGCGACCACCCCGCCTTCTACCGGGACGCGGCGAACGGCGACCGCAACGCCTACTACGTCTTCGAGAGCCTGAAGATCCAGGACTGGTCGGCGCTGGACGCCGTCAAGGACACCGCCATCGTCCTCGCCCAGACCACCGACACCAGCAAGGTCGACCACTTCGGCGGGATCTACACCTACGACGGCATCGCCGGGGCCACCGCCCCCGGCTGGAAGAACGCGGGCGACTACGCCAAGGCCAACGGACTCGTCTGGGCCCCCTCGGTCGCCCCCGGCTACCTCGACGACCGGGCCGTCCCCGGCAACACCACCCCCACCCTGGACCGCGAGGACGGCGCCTCCTACGACCTGGAGTGGAACAACGCCCTCGACCCGGCCATCGGCGGCGACCCCACCTGGGTCTCCGTCACCTCGTTCAACGAGTGGCACGAGGGCAGCTCCATCGAACCGGCCTCCTCCAGCCCGCCCCCGGGCCACGGCTACGCGACCTACGAGGGGGCGTACGGCACGACGGGGGAGGCCGCCGAGACGGCCTACCTCGACCGGACCGCGTACTGGGCGGACCGGTTCGAACAGCAGCTCCGCGAGCGCGGGTAG
- a CDS encoding PQQ-dependent sugar dehydrogenase codes for MSPAPPRWSGYATALAALLVATLAVPAAGPALAADPEARAPRVAADIPAADYQQVQLALGGAELGEAMSLAVLPDRSVLHTARDGTVRLTDAAGSTKTAGKLDVYTHDEEGLQGIAVDPGFSANRFVYLYYSPVLNTPPGDAPTTGSAADFEAWKGHLNLSRFVLRADGTLDTAGEKVVLEVASDRGQCCHVGGDIDFDAAGNLYLTTGDDTNPFESAGYAPIDERTNRNPQFDAQRSSGNTNDLRGKLLRIKPTADGGYTIPAGNLFAPGTAKTRPEIYAMGFRNPFRMSVDKKSGAVYIGDYGPDAGGTDQARGPSGQVEFNRVTRPGNFGWPYCTGTNTPTETYGEYTFPSGPSAGKYACASGPANNSFRNTGQATLPPAQPAWIRYAGDAGSPPEFGGGSESPMAGPVYDFDANLDSAVKFPASLDGRFFATEYGRKWIKPVEVKADGSPGTIDTFPWTGTQVMDSAFGPDGALYVLDYGTGANNQALYRVEHLAGSNRSPVAKAAADRTSGPTPLTVSFSSAGSADPEGGNLRYAWDFGDGTTSTAANPSHTYTTAGTFNPTLTVTDPEGLTGSASLVVTAGNSAPTVTLTTPADGSLFSFGDSVPFTVSVSDPEDGTIDCSKVKVTYLLGHDSHRHQITSKNGCSGTIDVPVDGEHDTAANIYGVFDAEYTDAGGLTTHSDSVLQPRHRQGEHFAAQNGVQIAPHGPAEGGATVGYTDNGDWVSFKPYVLSNATSLTARVASGGAGGTLEVRAGSATGTLLSTLTVAPTGGWENFVNLTADVDNAPAGTTELFFVFKGPTGQGSLFDLDAFTFGTQGARGDHR; via the coding sequence ATGTCACCCGCACCCCCACGGTGGTCCGGATACGCCACCGCGCTCGCCGCACTGCTCGTGGCCACGCTTGCCGTCCCCGCCGCGGGACCGGCCCTCGCCGCCGACCCCGAGGCCCGCGCCCCGCGCGTCGCGGCCGACATCCCCGCCGCCGACTACCAGCAGGTCCAACTCGCCCTGGGTGGGGCCGAGCTGGGCGAGGCCATGTCGCTCGCCGTGCTGCCGGACCGGTCCGTGCTGCACACCGCCCGCGACGGCACGGTCCGGCTGACCGACGCCGCCGGGTCGACGAAGACCGCCGGGAAGCTCGACGTCTACACGCACGACGAGGAGGGCCTCCAGGGCATAGCCGTCGACCCGGGCTTCTCGGCGAACCGCTTCGTCTACCTCTACTACTCGCCGGTCCTGAACACTCCGCCCGGTGACGCCCCCACCACCGGCTCCGCCGCCGACTTCGAGGCGTGGAAAGGGCATCTGAACCTCTCCCGCTTCGTCCTCAGGGCCGACGGCACCCTCGACACCGCCGGCGAGAAGGTGGTCCTGGAAGTCGCGAGCGACCGGGGCCAGTGCTGTCACGTCGGCGGCGACATCGACTTCGACGCCGCCGGGAACCTCTACCTCACCACCGGCGACGACACCAACCCCTTCGAGTCGGCCGGCTACGCCCCCATCGACGAACGCACCAACCGCAACCCGCAGTTCGACGCCCAGCGGTCCTCGGGCAACACCAACGACCTGCGCGGCAAGCTGCTGCGGATCAAGCCCACGGCGGACGGCGGCTACACGATCCCGGCGGGCAACCTCTTCGCCCCCGGCACCGCGAAGACCCGCCCCGAGATCTACGCGATGGGCTTCCGCAACCCGTTCCGGATGTCCGTCGACAAGAAGTCCGGAGCCGTCTACATCGGCGACTACGGCCCCGACGCGGGCGGCACCGACCAGGCCCGGGGCCCCAGCGGCCAGGTCGAGTTCAACCGGGTCACCCGGCCCGGCAACTTCGGCTGGCCGTACTGCACGGGCACCAACACGCCCACGGAGACGTACGGCGAGTACACCTTCCCCAGCGGCCCGTCCGCCGGGAAGTACGCCTGCGCCTCCGGCCCGGCCAACAACTCCTTCCGCAACACCGGCCAGGCCACGCTGCCCCCGGCCCAGCCCGCCTGGATCCGGTACGCCGGTGACGCCGGCTCGCCGCCGGAGTTCGGCGGCGGCTCGGAGTCCCCGATGGCCGGACCCGTATACGACTTCGACGCGAACCTCGACTCGGCCGTGAAGTTCCCCGCCTCCCTCGACGGCCGCTTCTTCGCCACCGAGTACGGCCGCAAGTGGATCAAGCCCGTCGAGGTGAAGGCCGACGGATCGCCCGGGACCATCGACACCTTCCCGTGGACCGGCACCCAGGTGATGGACTCCGCGTTCGGACCCGACGGCGCGCTGTACGTCCTCGACTACGGCACCGGCGCGAACAACCAGGCCCTGTACCGCGTCGAACACCTCGCGGGCAGCAACCGCTCCCCGGTCGCGAAGGCCGCCGCCGACCGGACCTCCGGGCCCACCCCGCTCACGGTCTCCTTCTCCTCGGCCGGCAGCGCCGACCCCGAGGGCGGAAACCTCCGCTACGCCTGGGACTTCGGCGACGGAACCACCTCCACCGCCGCCAACCCCAGCCACACCTACACCACCGCAGGAACCTTCAACCCGACCCTGACCGTCACCGACCCCGAAGGGCTCACCGGCTCCGCGAGCCTGGTCGTGACCGCGGGCAACAGCGCGCCCACCGTCACCCTCACCACCCCGGCGGACGGCTCGCTGTTCTCCTTCGGCGACTCCGTCCCCTTCACCGTGAGCGTCAGCGACCCCGAGGACGGCACGATCGACTGCTCCAAGGTCAAGGTCACCTACCTCCTCGGCCATGACAGCCACCGCCACCAGATCACCTCGAAGAACGGCTGCTCCGGCACCATCGACGTCCCCGTCGACGGCGAGCACGACACCGCCGCCAACATCTACGGGGTCTTCGACGCCGAGTACACCGACGCGGGCGGGCTCACCACGCACAGCGACTCCGTCCTCCAGCCCCGCCACCGCCAGGGCGAGCACTTCGCCGCCCAGAACGGCGTCCAGATCGCCCCGCACGGCCCCGCCGAGGGCGGCGCGACCGTCGGCTACACGGACAACGGCGACTGGGTCTCCTTCAAGCCGTACGTCCTTTCCAACGCCACCTCCCTCACCGCACGGGTCGCCTCCGGCGGCGCGGGCGGCACCCTGGAGGTGCGGGCAGGATCCGCCACCGGCACGCTCCTGTCCACGCTCACCGTCGCCCCGACCGGCGGCTGGGAGAACTTCGTGAACCTCACGGCGGACGTGGACAACGCCCCCGCCGGAACCACCGAGCTGTTCTTCGTCTTCAAGGGCCCGACGGGCCAGGGCAGCCTCTTCGACCTGGACGCCTTCACGTTCGGCACGCAGGGAGCGCGGGGGGACCACCGATGA
- a CDS encoding acyl-CoA synthetase, with protein sequence MTLLLPALQSPTGPAASREAVRFGDLSLTYGRLAEAADALAARIADAGRVAVWATPTPETVIAVVAALRAGVPAVPLNPRTGERELAHILADSEPTAVLAGPDDALPPALEKPRRVTVDARRAAGTLAEDSAGRALPAEEDPESPALIVYTSGTTGPPKGAVLPRRAVAASLDALEDAWGWSGDDVLVHALPLFHVHGLILGVLGPLRRGGSVRHLGRFSPEGVARELASGGTMLFGVPTMYHRLAEVLDGPAGGSGHGSPADGHGSPEGGERDALAGALAGARLLVSGSAALPVHDHERIAAATGRRVIERYGMTETLMNTGIRADGAPRPGTVGPPLAGVELRLAEEDGTVLGEPGAIGEIQVRGPNLFTGYLNRPDATAAAHTADGWFRTGDVGTVDEDGYVTIVGRKATDLIKSGGYKIGAGEIENVLLAHPGVREAAVTGEEDPDLGERVVAWVVAADPGSPPTAEELADHVAAQLAPHKRPRTVHYLDALPRNDLGKIMKRSLRAG encoded by the coding sequence GTGACCCTCCTTCTTCCCGCGCTCCAGTCCCCCACCGGCCCGGCAGCCTCCCGGGAGGCCGTCCGCTTCGGTGACCTGTCCCTGACCTACGGCCGGCTCGCCGAAGCCGCCGACGCGCTCGCCGCCCGCATCGCGGACGCGGGCCGGGTCGCCGTCTGGGCCACCCCGACGCCGGAGACGGTGATCGCGGTGGTGGCGGCACTGCGGGCCGGCGTCCCGGCCGTACCGCTCAACCCCCGCACCGGAGAACGCGAGTTGGCGCACATCCTGGCCGACAGCGAGCCCACGGCCGTGCTCGCGGGGCCGGACGACGCGCTGCCGCCCGCGCTGGAGAAGCCGCGCCGCGTGACCGTGGACGCGCGGCGGGCGGCAGGCACGCTCGCGGAGGACTCGGCGGGCCGGGCCCTGCCGGCCGAGGAGGACCCCGAGTCCCCCGCCCTCATCGTCTACACCTCCGGCACCACCGGCCCGCCCAAGGGCGCCGTCCTGCCCCGGCGGGCGGTCGCCGCGTCCCTGGACGCGCTGGAGGACGCCTGGGGGTGGAGCGGCGACGACGTCCTGGTCCACGCGCTGCCGCTGTTCCATGTGCACGGGCTGATCCTGGGCGTCCTCGGCCCGTTGCGGCGCGGCGGCTCCGTCCGCCACCTGGGGAGGTTCTCGCCCGAGGGCGTGGCCCGTGAGCTGGCCTCCGGCGGCACCATGCTGTTCGGGGTGCCGACGATGTACCACCGGCTCGCGGAGGTGCTGGACGGCCCGGCGGGCGGGAGCGGGCACGGCTCCCCGGCGGACGGACACGGCTCCCCGGAGGGCGGCGAACGGGACGCTCTGGCCGGGGCGCTGGCCGGGGCCCGGCTGCTGGTCTCCGGATCGGCGGCGCTCCCCGTGCACGACCACGAACGCATCGCGGCGGCGACCGGGCGGCGGGTGATCGAGCGGTACGGGATGACGGAGACCCTGATGAACACGGGCATCCGGGCGGACGGCGCCCCGCGCCCCGGCACGGTGGGCCCGCCGCTCGCCGGGGTGGAGCTGCGCCTGGCGGAGGAGGACGGCACGGTGCTCGGCGAGCCCGGGGCGATCGGTGAGATCCAGGTCCGGGGTCCGAACCTCTTCACCGGCTACCTCAACCGGCCCGACGCGACCGCCGCCGCGCACACGGCGGACGGCTGGTTCCGTACGGGGGACGTCGGCACGGTCGACGAGGACGGATACGTCACGATCGTCGGGCGCAAGGCCACCGACCTCATCAAGAGCGGCGGCTACAAGATCGGCGCGGGCGAGATCGAGAACGTGCTGCTCGCCCACCCCGGGGTCCGGGAAGCGGCCGTGACCGGCGAGGAGGATCCGGACCTGGGCGAGCGGGTCGTGGCCTGGGTGGTCGCGGCCGATCCGGGCTCCCCGCCGACCGCCGAGGAGCTGGCGGACCATGTCGCGGCCCAGCTGGCCCCGCACAAGCGCCCGCGCACCGTGCACTACCTGGACGCCCTGCCCCGCAACGACCTGGGCAAGATCATGAAGAGGTCGCTCCGTGCCGGCTGA
- a CDS encoding carboxyl transferase domain-containing protein, which translates to MPADSPARATARETIALLTGAAGFTEHRPPSRPLPPDGPLGWAGYDAARERARRRTGEEESVVYGTGVVGDRPCVLLAFEFGFLGGSLGRSTGDRLAAAYELALTRRLPLLALVATGGSRMQEGMVALTQLQRVAAASTRLRAAGLPQIAVVRDPTTGGGWATVGAGADVVLALPGAQVGFAGSRVRPVDADPHAYGAEGQFAAGQVDAVVPPGELAGALTHWLRALGPHGGLPAAPVPRALSAARLPETGREAVAAARDPRRPRAQAYLDDYFGTRLPLHGDRCGGTDPGLLCGFGLRADGLPVAYVAQCGTPTRPAGYRAAARTIRLADRLGVPVLTLVDTPGAANDAEAERTGAGAAIADAFAAVAAARVPVTTLVIGEGGSGGALALAAPDNTHVTADSYFSVIAPELAAAILKRPPSETGATADQLRLRPQDLLELGFARSIVS; encoded by the coding sequence GTGCCGGCTGACTCCCCCGCCCGGGCGACGGCCCGGGAGACGATCGCGCTGCTCACCGGCGCGGCGGGCTTCACCGAGCACCGGCCGCCGTCGCGCCCCCTGCCGCCGGACGGTCCGCTCGGCTGGGCGGGGTACGACGCGGCGCGGGAGCGGGCCCGGAGACGGACCGGCGAGGAGGAGTCCGTCGTCTACGGCACCGGGGTCGTCGGCGACCGCCCGTGCGTGCTGCTCGCCTTCGAATTCGGTTTCCTGGGCGGCTCGTTGGGCCGGTCGACGGGTGACCGGCTGGCCGCCGCCTACGAGCTGGCGCTGACCCGGCGGCTGCCCCTGCTCGCGCTCGTCGCCACGGGCGGCAGCCGGATGCAGGAGGGCATGGTCGCGCTGACCCAGCTCCAGCGGGTGGCCGCCGCCTCCACCCGGCTGCGCGCGGCCGGGCTCCCGCAGATCGCGGTGGTCCGCGACCCGACGACCGGCGGCGGCTGGGCCACGGTGGGGGCGGGCGCCGATGTGGTGCTGGCGCTGCCGGGCGCGCAGGTCGGCTTCGCCGGGTCCCGGGTGCGGCCGGTCGACGCGGATCCTCACGCCTACGGCGCCGAGGGGCAGTTCGCGGCGGGCCAGGTGGACGCGGTCGTCCCGCCCGGCGAGCTGGCCGGGGCGCTGACCCACTGGCTGCGCGCGCTCGGCCCGCACGGCGGGCTCCCCGCCGCCCCCGTGCCCCGCGCGCTGTCGGCGGCCCGGCTGCCGGAGACCGGGCGGGAGGCGGTGGCGGCGGCCCGCGACCCCCGGCGGCCCCGCGCGCAGGCGTATCTCGACGACTACTTCGGCACCCGGCTCCCCCTGCACGGGGACCGGTGCGGCGGTACGGACCCGGGGCTGCTGTGCGGCTTCGGGCTGCGCGCGGACGGGCTGCCCGTCGCGTACGTCGCCCAGTGCGGGACGCCGACCCGCCCGGCCGGCTACCGCGCGGCGGCCCGGACCATCCGGCTGGCGGACCGGCTCGGCGTCCCCGTCCTCACCCTCGTCGACACCCCGGGCGCGGCCAACGACGCCGAGGCGGAACGGACGGGCGCGGGCGCGGCCATCGCGGACGCCTTCGCGGCGGTCGCCGCGGCCCGGGTGCCGGTGACGACGCTGGTGATCGGCGAGGGCGGCTCGGGCGGGGCGCTGGCCCTCGCGGCGCCGGACAACACCCATGTCACGGCGGACAGCTACTTCTCCGTCATCGCCCCGGAACTGGCCGCCGCGATCCTCAAGCGGCCGCCGTCGGAGACCGGCGCCACCGCCGACCAGCTGCGGCTGCGCCCGCAGGACCTCCTGGAGCTCGGGTTCGCCCGCTCGATCGTGAGCTGA
- a CDS encoding MFS transporter — MTETTEATEQPGRRSPIFADLTPLRLSPDYRRLWFGNTVSWIGQGMTSLAVSLQVYDITGSAFSVGLIGFCSLVPLVVFGLYGGAVADTVDRRKLGLFSATGSFLLSLVLVAATVAGVERVGLLYAVVALQAVCFALNAPARASMMARLLPAEQLPAANALNSITSTTGMLVGPMLGGLIVGWWGYRSAYTVDAVCFTASLYAMWRLPSMLPERQDGGTGKRASVLDGLRFLGTRPNLRMTFFTDLCAMVLAHPRALFPAIAVLWYGGDARTTGMLVAAPALGALLGGVFSGWLGRIRRHGLAVLLAVGSWGVAIAVFGLTRNLWLGLLFLALAGCADTISMVFRNTMLQAAVPDEMRGRLQGVFIVVVAGGPRLGDFLAGSVADLATPAVAITGGGVLCVTGVALLALKWRAFARYDAHDPQP; from the coding sequence GTGACCGAAACGACCGAAGCGACCGAGCAGCCCGGGCGCCGCAGCCCCATATTCGCCGACCTCACCCCGCTGCGGCTCTCCCCCGACTACCGGCGGCTCTGGTTCGGCAACACCGTCTCCTGGATCGGCCAGGGCATGACGTCGCTGGCGGTCTCGCTCCAGGTCTACGACATCACCGGGTCCGCGTTCTCCGTGGGGCTCATCGGATTCTGCTCGCTCGTGCCACTGGTCGTCTTCGGGCTCTACGGCGGGGCCGTCGCGGACACCGTCGACCGGCGCAAGCTCGGCCTGTTCAGCGCGACCGGATCGTTTCTCCTCTCCCTCGTCCTGGTGGCGGCGACGGTCGCGGGCGTCGAACGGGTCGGGCTGCTGTACGCGGTCGTCGCCCTCCAGGCCGTCTGCTTCGCCCTCAACGCACCGGCCCGCGCCTCGATGATGGCCCGGCTGCTGCCGGCCGAGCAGCTGCCCGCCGCCAACGCGCTGAACTCCATCACCAGCACCACGGGCATGCTCGTCGGCCCGATGCTGGGCGGCCTGATCGTCGGCTGGTGGGGCTACCGCTCGGCGTACACCGTGGACGCCGTCTGCTTCACCGCCTCCCTGTACGCGATGTGGCGGCTGCCCTCGATGCTGCCCGAGCGGCAGGACGGCGGCACGGGCAAGCGGGCCTCCGTCCTGGACGGGCTGCGTTTCCTCGGGACCCGGCCGAACCTGCGGATGACCTTCTTCACCGACCTGTGCGCCATGGTCCTCGCCCATCCCCGCGCCCTCTTCCCGGCCATCGCCGTCCTCTGGTACGGGGGTGACGCGCGGACCACCGGCATGCTCGTCGCCGCACCGGCCCTCGGCGCGCTGCTCGGCGGCGTGTTCTCCGGCTGGCTCGGCCGGATCCGGCGGCACGGACTCGCCGTCCTGCTGGCCGTCGGCTCGTGGGGCGTGGCCATCGCCGTCTTCGGGCTCACCCGCAACCTCTGGCTCGGGCTGCTGTTCCTGGCGCTCGCCGGATGCGCGGACACCATCTCCATGGTCTTCCGCAACACGATGCTCCAGGCGGCCGTGCCCGACGAGATGCGCGGCCGGCTCCAGGGCGTCTTCATCGTCGTCGTGGCGGGCGGCCCCCGCCTCGGTGACTTCCTGGCGGGCTCGGTCGCCGACCTCGCCACCCCCGCCGTCGCCATCACCGGCGGCGGCGTCCTCTGCGTGACCGGCGTGGCCCTCCTCGCGCTGAAATGGCGCGCCTTCGCCCGCTACGACGCCCACGACCCGCAGCCGTAG
- a CDS encoding GNAT family N-acetyltransferase encodes MIADRLELPTPWAARPLSGTTEEGRLLSRWMGQEYLVETWHQEWPPERWSDELRRLHGSETGGPFLITYEGRQFAYIEVYRPLHSNIASFQSWSRHDLGFHLAIVDRALTGRGLGTVFVSDLVRTLFRCFPEAERVAAEPDVRNLACRRVMERAGMALVRTVQLPHKEAALHVCPRAGVLPGPEPDGVATPHGDRPEARHPA; translated from the coding sequence GTGATCGCCGACCGACTGGAGCTGCCCACGCCCTGGGCCGCCCGTCCGCTCAGCGGCACCACCGAGGAGGGCCGCCTGCTGTCCCGCTGGATGGGCCAGGAGTACCTGGTGGAGACCTGGCACCAGGAATGGCCCCCGGAGCGCTGGAGTGACGAGCTGCGCCGGCTGCACGGGAGCGAGACGGGCGGGCCGTTCCTGATCACGTACGAGGGCAGGCAGTTCGCCTACATCGAGGTCTACCGTCCGCTGCACTCCAATATCGCCTCCTTCCAGTCCTGGAGCCGGCACGACCTCGGCTTCCACCTGGCGATCGTCGACCGGGCACTGACCGGGCGCGGCCTGGGCACGGTGTTCGTGTCGGACCTGGTGCGGACGCTGTTCCGCTGCTTCCCCGAGGCGGAACGCGTCGCCGCCGAGCCCGACGTACGCAACCTGGCCTGCCGCAGGGTGATGGAGCGGGCCGGGATGGCCTTGGTGAGAACGGTGCAACTGCCGCACAAGGAGGCGGCCCTCCACGTGTGTCCCCGGGCCGGGGTCCTGCCCGGGCCGGAGCCGGACGGCGTCGCGACGCCTCACGGCGACCGGCCGGAGGCCCGGCACCCGGCCTGA
- a CDS encoding TetR/AcrR family transcriptional regulator translates to MAERGRPRAFDRASALRRAMETFWDFGYEGTKLTDLTAAMGINSASLYNTFGSKEQLFREAVSLYDRTAGSATNRALREAPTARAAVEAMLRGNIDTFTDPETPSGCMIVLSATNCSYQNRQVAEHLAQWRRTSVAGLEKRLERAVEEGELAPGTDVRAIAAFYATILHGLSIEARDGVPLERLRSTVDHAVALWDSLVRQPAGQR, encoded by the coding sequence ATGGCCGAAAGAGGCCGACCGCGCGCGTTCGACCGCGCCTCAGCGCTGCGGCGCGCGATGGAGACGTTCTGGGATTTCGGGTACGAGGGCACGAAGCTCACGGACCTGACCGCCGCCATGGGCATCAACTCCGCCAGCCTGTACAACACCTTTGGCTCGAAAGAGCAGTTGTTCCGCGAGGCCGTCTCGCTCTACGACCGCACGGCGGGCTCGGCGACCAACCGGGCGCTGCGCGAGGCGCCGACGGCGCGGGCGGCGGTGGAGGCCATGCTGCGCGGCAACATCGACACCTTCACCGACCCGGAGACGCCCAGCGGCTGCATGATCGTGCTGTCGGCCACGAACTGCTCGTACCAGAACAGGCAGGTCGCCGAGCATCTGGCCCAGTGGCGGCGGACCTCGGTGGCGGGGCTGGAGAAGCGGCTGGAGCGGGCCGTGGAGGAGGGGGAGTTGGCGCCGGGGACGGACGTCCGCGCGATCGCCGCCTTCTACGCGACCATTCTGCACGGGCTGTCGATCGAGGCCCGGGACGGCGTGCCCCTGGAACGGCTCCGCTCCACCGTGGACCACGCCGTGGCCCTGTGGGACTCCCTGGTGCGGCAGCCGGCCGGACAGCGCTGA
- a CDS encoding SDR family NAD(P)-dependent oxidoreductase, producing the protein MPQLAGKVALVTGGSRGIGAATALRLAEEGADVALTYVSAADRAQEVVKAIEALGRRGLAIRADSGDPAAVVRSVERTAAELGRLDILVNNAGVFPYGPIEGVTLEEIDRTLAVHVRAVFLATQAAIPHLGHGGRIISIGSCWATRVPVPDVTLYAMSKSALIGFTKGLAHDVAPRGITANIVDPGPTVTDMNPDGTDEAEEERLRTAAKVLGAGADTAKAVAFLAGPDAQWITGTSLAVDGGYTA; encoded by the coding sequence ATGCCTCAGCTTGCGGGCAAGGTGGCACTGGTGACCGGAGGAAGCCGCGGTATCGGTGCCGCGACCGCCCTCCGACTGGCGGAGGAGGGCGCGGACGTCGCCCTGACGTATGTGAGCGCGGCCGACAGGGCCCAGGAGGTCGTCAAGGCGATCGAGGCCCTCGGACGCAGGGGCCTGGCCATCCGGGCCGACAGCGGGGACCCGGCGGCCGTCGTCCGGTCCGTCGAGCGGACCGCGGCGGAGCTCGGCCGGCTCGACATCCTGGTGAACAACGCCGGAGTCTTCCCCTACGGCCCGATCGAGGGCGTGACGCTGGAGGAGATCGACCGCACGCTGGCCGTCCACGTGCGCGCCGTCTTCCTGGCCACCCAGGCGGCCATCCCCCACCTGGGACACGGCGGCCGCATCATCAGCATCGGCAGCTGCTGGGCCACCCGCGTGCCGGTGCCGGACGTGACGCTGTACGCCATGAGCAAGTCGGCGCTGATCGGCTTCACCAAGGGCCTGGCCCACGACGTGGCTCCCAGGGGCATCACCGCGAACATCGTGGATCCCGGGCCCACCGTCACCGACATGAACCCGGACGGCACGGACGAGGCCGAGGAGGAGCGTCTGAGGACCGCGGCGAAGGTGCTGGGCGCGGGGGCCGACACCGCGAAGGCCGTGGCCTTCCTCGCCGGTCCGGACGCCCAGTGGATCACCGGCACCTCCCTGGCGGTCGACGGTGGCTACACCGCCTGA